From Cucumis melo cultivar AY chromosome 1, USDA_Cmelo_AY_1.0, whole genome shotgun sequence, a single genomic window includes:
- the LOC103497573 gene encoding S-protein homolog 74-like, with protein sequence MGAISFKDQLLVFLVVSTLALAHSKPLSSWEIHIKNGLSNGQALFVQCKSKDSDLGKQTLSTGAEFKWNFKVNIWDTTLFWCYLRKPNGHELKFDAFWVEKKTEWLRVKCDGNICNWTVEDNGIYLKDNSTNEDEFIHYWKFPATK encoded by the coding sequence ATGGGTGCTATCTCTTTCAAGGACCAACTTTTGGTCTTCTTGGTTGTCTCGACCTTGGCCTTGGCTCACTCGAAACCATTGAGCTCATGGGAGATCCACATCAAGAATGGATTGAGCAATGGGCAAGCGTTGTTCGTGCAATGCAAGTCGAAAGACTCTGATTTGGGCAAGCAAACCCTTAGCACCGGAGCCGAGTTCAAGTGGAACTTCAAAGTGAACATTTGGGATACGACATTGTTTTGGTGTTACTTACGCAAGCCAAACGGACATGAATTAAAGTTCGACGCTTTCTGGGTTGAGAAGAAGACCGAATGGTTGCGTGTCAAATGTGATGGTAATATTTGCAATTGGACCGTCGAAGACAATGGGATTTACCTCAAAGATAATAGTACAAATGAGGATGAGTTTATTCATTATTGGAAATTTCCAGCAACCAAGTAG
- the LOC103497576 gene encoding malonyl-CoA:anthocyanidin 5-O-glucoside-6''-O-malonyltransferase, whose product MEDDRECLKIVEICRVAPFPSLCSPKFLPLTIFDIILLQCPSISRLYFYQNSITNNNNVLQKLKHSLSLILTHYLPLAGNLIWPQDSHKPIIQFLEGDTVSLTVAESSSDHDFHYLSGDGFRLQAKYCHLVPELPMVDNRVAVMALQLTFFPNKGFSIGITTHHGVVDGKTSTSFFKAWAHVCNNNLDITQPSSIPFYDRTTILNSTSHLEPTSLNKDLNLRFSFQTKPDWFRYTLELRSQDLQKLKKCFDECSSYKATVAYLLVCSAKMKSGLRDGKIYCTFPVDLRSRVHPPLPSNYFGNCIIGRLFSVERKEVLGENGMLVVAREISKEVQSLEEEGIGKAVEKRISQSKMSNEKEERYCMPGSPKFEVYSADFGWGKPIKVELISMDWMLRPLADSKNGDGGIEIGLVGERNELEMMVAVFSQGLQAL is encoded by the coding sequence ATGGAGGATGATCGTGAATGTTTGAAAATAGTTGAGATTTGTAGAGTTGCTCCTTTTCCTTCTCTATGTTCACCTAAATTTCTTCCTCTCACAATCTTTGACATAATACTCCTTCAATGTCCTTCCATATCTCGCCTTTACTTCTATCAAAACTCAATCACTAACAATAATAATGTTCTTCAAAAACTAAAGCACTCACTTTCTCTCATACTCACTCACTACCTTCCTCTTGCTGGCAACCTAATTTGGCCCCAAGACTCCCACAAACCCATCATCCAATTCCTCGAAGGCGACACCGTTTCACTTACCGTAGCCGAGTCATCATCCGACCACGACTTTCACTATCTCTCTGGTGATGGCTTTCGTCTACAAGCCAAATATTGCCATCTTGTACCCGAATTACCGATGGTCGACAACCGTGTTGCAGTCATGGCTCTCCAACTCACCTTTTTCCCAAACAAAGGGTTTTCCATTGGAATAACTACTCACCATGGTGTTGTGGATGGAAAAACTTCAACTTCCTTTTTCAAAGCATGGGCTCATGTTTGCAATAATAATCTTGATATCACCCAACCATCTTCCATTCCTTTCTATGATAGAACCACAATTCTCAATTCCACGTCTCATCTTGAACCAACAAGCTTGAACAAAGACTTAAATTTACGATTTTCATTTCAAACAAAACCCGATTGGTTTCGATACACTTTGGAATTAAGAAGCCAAGACCTTCAAAAACTGAAGAAATGTTTTGATGAGTGTTCTAGTTATAAGGCAACCGTAGCTTACTTATTAGTGTGTAGTGCAAAGATGAAGAGTGGTTTAAGAGATGGAAAAATATATTGCACTTTTCCTGTGGATTTAAGGTCTCGTGTACATCCTCCTTTGCCTTCAAACTATTTCGGGAATTGCATAATTGGTCGTTTGTTTTCGGTTGAGCGAAAGGAGGTTTTGGGTGAGAATGGAATGTTGGTTGTTGCCAGAGAGATTTCAAAGGAAGTACAAAGTTTGGAGGAAGAAGGAATTGGAAAGGCAGTAGAGAAAAGGATTTCACAAAGTAAGATgtcaaatgaaaaagaagaaagatattgCATGCCAGGTTCACCTAAGTTTGAGGTTTATAGTGCTGATTTTGGTTGGGGAAAGCCTATAAAGGTAGAACTTATTTCTATGGATTGGATGCTTCGTCCACTCGCTGATAGTAAAAATGGAGATGGAGGAATAGAAATTGGATTGGTTGGGGAAAGAAATGAGTTGGAAATGATGGTTGCTGTTTTCTCCCAAGGTCTTCAAGCACTTTGA